A stretch of DNA from Manis pentadactyla isolate mManPen7 chromosome 19, mManPen7.hap1, whole genome shotgun sequence:
GGCATCTTAGAATTTGTGCTTCAAGGCCATagggttttatttgttttctgcaaGAGTAATTTTCACATAATACCAATTTATAGGCAATTGGCCTAAATCGCGGATTTTaaattctttccctttccctAACAGGTTTACTCAGATTTAAATAATAGCTACATGATTTGTTTGTGTCAATAAATTCTGTAATAGTTTCTTTCCTTCTAAATGCaatcctctttgttttctttgttttctctcttcttttatttGGAATATAATCTCCATGACTAAAACATTGGCTACACTAACTCTTCGTTACATTAGTATGTTTCAGTGCTTTTATTTTCCCAAGGGGATAGTCTAGGAATACATTTCTCTCTCGCCTTTCATCATCTCAcactgtgttttcttccttgttttcactgacttttaaaaaattcttggcTTCTTCCTTCAGAAGCCATACCAAGGATAATTTTAAGTGATTTGTTCAAAAGGACATGTTTTTTGACATCGACAGATTCCAGATCAGGTTCCAGATTTCTTGCAGCCCAGCCAATTGCCATGTTTCTTACATCATAATGAGCCCCTAGAGAACTGTGGGTCTGGCAGTGACAGGTTTGCAGGGATAGAGTCTTATGTATGACCAAAtgagaatcttttaaaaaatcaattctgATGAGGTATAATACATTACAATATTATACAAACCATGCAATAAAGTGCAGTAttattaatttaacaaaattcaccaattttaaatacacattttggtgagttttgacaaattcaTATGCCTGTGTAACTACCACCATAATGAAGAACATTTCCTTCATCCCCAAAAGTTCCCTTGTGTTCTTTTGCAGTCAGTTTCCTATCAACTCTAGCAACCACTGACCTGTTTTCTTGTGGATTGATTAAATTCATATTTTCTAGTGtttcataaaaatagaatcatagtATATGCACTCTTTTGTGTCTAACTACTTTGATTCATATAATGTTTTTAAGATCCAGCCATGTTGTTTATATTAGTAACTTAttttattgctgagcagtatTTAATTGTATCAGAGTTACACCATGAACATTCAAGTTGTTTCCAGATTTTGTCTTTTAGGAATAAAGCTGTTCGGAACATTGAACATCCACATGCATGTCTCTGTATACAAATGTGGACACTGTGGGcatatgttttatttctcctgtgtaaatacctaggaaaatATTGAGTCGTGGGATAAGTGTATATTTATTTACCTTTCTAAAAATCTGCCGAATTGTTTTACAAATTGGTTATACTGTTTTATATACCACCGTCAGTGTTTAAGAGATCCAGTTTCTTCACTTCCTTGCCAATATTACATGTCACGTTTATAGTTTTAGCCATCGAGTTGGTTTGTAGCAGTGTCtcatggtttggtttggttttacatttttccaatggttagtgatgttgagcatcctttcatgtactTAGTgcccatttgtatatattttttgtaaaatgtctattcaagtatttttctaatataaaaatgTGTCTTAGTGTTATaagaattccttatatattatgAATACAAGTTTAGATACATGTATTGTGAGTATTTTCCCTCAGCCTAtgactttccttttcatttctctagcagtggcttttgaaaaatagaagctttaattttgatgaagttcaattttttttttgtccttttatgaTATATGCTTTTTGCTTGGTAACTAAGAACTCTTCTCATTCCAgggtggagattttttttttgtctggaaTTTTTAGTTTAGCTTTTATAtttgtctttgattcattttgagttattttattgtgtgtgGAATGAGGTAAGgtttgaggtttatttttttccactAGGACATCCAGTTATGCCAGCAACATACTCTCATTGGGATATCCTAGAGCTACGTCAAAAATCAGCTGACCATATGTGTGATCGTTTTTGGACTTTTCTTTGTTCCACTGAGCTATGTCTATCCTTCTCCAACACTATGCTACCTTGACTTACTGCAGTCTTCAAATGAAGTAGTGAAAGCCCTTTAACTTtgctctttttcaaaattgttttggcattCCTGGttgtttgcattttcatttaaattttgggATGGGAATGTTTTATTATCTTGGCCAGAGGATATGACACCATAATCTTACGTGCGTCATTGTGAATCTGGAAATCGGGAAAGACATGAGACATTATGTCAGGAAATATTCCACTGAATGTGATGTCTAAGTAGATGTGGCTCCAAAATGCTGACCTTGATTAATGTGACCTGGAATGATGGTGAGGTGATTGAGGAAGACAGAAAAGTTGAGATGGAGAGCTTTTTCCAAACATAAGAAGAATAGATGTTaagtttgcttttaaaaatatgaaatttattATATTTGCAAGACCCACAAGTAGAAAATTCCAGAGGGAGGTATGTCATGGACTTGGGGAAAAGATTGATGACGGAAATAGAGATTTCAGAGCAATCAACATAGAAACTGTAACTGAAATAATTGAGAAGGAGGGCAAGGAGAGGAAAAAGCAAGGGCCGAGGATTTACCGGAGAACAGCGTTTACAGCTGTGACATAGGTGGGATGAGCAGATTCGTGGAAGATGCCTAACTGAGTGCCGAGAGAGGAGGAAAACAGTGTGTCGTGGAAACCAGCGTCAGAGAATGTTCCCACGAGGCAGGGTTTCGGAAGCGTCAAatgaatcagagaaagacaagtgagaAGGGAAAAAGCAGTCTGAGTTTTAGCAGCGGAGCCTTCTTTGGTGACGTCTGAGGAAACACTTTCATGTGAGTGAACATGATGGGGCCAACGTTCAGGGAATCATGGCGGCGGAGGGGACGTCTGTGTCAGTGATTCTGAAAATGAGAAGAGGGAGGGCAATGAGATGGTCACTAGAGAGAACCCAGAATCAGCTGTATGCTTGCTTTCTGGCAGACAGGACCAGTGACCTCTGTTTCTGTGTTCACCAGATTTCTACAAATCGATAAGCCAGTTCAGCTGCAAGTAACCAGccgtctccttccttctctctgaacCCTGGTACTGCATCCCCCTACCCACAGCTTGAATTGTCCTAACCCTTTCCTATCACAGGGGAAAGTAAGCAGTGTTTTCTCAATTACAATTCTCTCTTTCTGCCTTTACCTTTTAAAAGGACTACTGGAGTCAgccaaaaaaaaatgttcctttgGTGGGACTTAAGAGAACAATTTTAGTGGAGTGATCACAGCAAAAGTTATTTTGTTGGTTGTTATTTGGGGTTGTTCTGCTTTGAAGTGCTGATAACATGTTTGGACCATATTCTCTGTCTGAAATGAGGTTTTTAGATTCAGAACTCAACTGAAACCTGTGTAAAAGTCCTCAGTGATTTTGTCACCGTATCCAGTGACCCTTCTCAAAATCTGTCCTCCTTGACTGCTTCATTCTCCCATGTCATTCCCTTGAAACTCTCATCTGTATGTAGTTTTCTTGGCATGTGCTTTACTAGTTCCTCCTTATTAAGAGTTTAAGTGGCGGATACCATTACTAATTGAGATACTGAGCCTGACTTTCTCCTTGCTGCTCTTCCCCTTCCTAATGTCAGTATGATGTGTGTGAGGTGAGTGTTTGCTGTCTTCTCAATGCACAGGGCATAGTTTGCTCCACAGTGAGAATAATGTTCATGTGCATAAGCCCCAAAGAAGCAAAAGTGGTTTTCGCTCTTCACGTGCAAGGGCCCTGAGCATGGGCTTGCTGGTCATACAGGAGAGAACTGGTGCGCTCTCTCAGTTCAGCTCTCATCGCTTGTTGTAAAGTCCAATTGCTGATGGGAATTTCCCCCTTGATGACTCCCTTTATTGCTTTCAGACACTGGTACAGCAGAATGCAGAGAATGAACTTCACAGAAGTGACAGAATTCATCTTCCTGGGATTCTCTATCTTTGGAAAGCACCAGATAACCCTCTTTGTGGTTTTCCTAACCGTCTACATTTTAACTCTTGCTGGTAACGTCATCATTGTGACTGTCATCTGTGTTGACCAGcatctccacacccccatgtacttcttcctgagcaTGCTAGCAAGTTCAGAGACAGTGTACACACTGATCATTGTCCCACGAATGCTTTCTAGTCTGATTCTTCATAACCAGCCCATCTCCTTGGCAGGCTGTGCAGCCCAGATGTTCCTTTTTGTCGTCTTGGCCATTAATAATTGCTTCTTGCTTACAGCAATGGGCtttgaccgctatgtggccatctgcaagcccctgAGGTACACAGTCATCATGAACAAAGGAATGTGTGCCGTGTTGGTGTGTGGGTCCTTTGGCATTGGTCTGGTTATGGCAGTTCTCCAAGTGACAGCCATGTTCAGTTTGCCCTTCTGTGGCACAGTGGTGGaccacttcttctgtgacatTCACCCAGTCATGAAACTTTCTTGCATTGACACCACTATCAATGAGATCATCAATTATGTTGTAAGTtcatttgtgatttgtgtgccCGTGGGGCTGATATTGATCTCCTACATCTTTATTATCTTCTCCATCCTTAAGATCGCCTCATCCAAGGGCCGGAAGAAGACCTTTGCCACCTGTACCTCCCACCTCACTGTGGTCATTGTGCACTATGGCTGTGCCTCCATTGCCTACCTCAAGCCCAAGTCAGAGAACTCAGTAGGAAAAGACCTTCTTCTCTCTGTGACTTACACCATCATCACTCCCCTGCTGAACCCTGTTGTTTACAGTCTGAGAAACAAGGAGGTCAAGGATGCTCTGTGCAGAGCTGTGGGCAAAAACATTTCTTAACAGATTGAATCATGTTATCAGGAGACCTTTAGCCCAGAGTAATGTGTGTCTACTCACAAATATGCCACAGTACAGAAGTTCATCAAATAGTGCTTGTTGAGAATATGTCAAAAAGTAGAAATGCTTTTCTTTCCTGTGCTCTGGGGACAAGGCAGGAAGCAAGTTTATGCTCTGGTGAATTTCATTACTGGATACAGGAATCATTCCAAGCTGGACTAAGATTACTTGTTTCTGTTCCCTAGGATTTCTGTTTTGAATCTCTTCTGACCCCCGCATTATCTGGCTCCTCTCAGACAGTCAAATCCTTGACTTATTGTGGTAAGGGGATGTGGAGAAGTGGCGGTTGAGACGTGGAAGGGATCTTAGGAAAATAAGCAGCAGAGATAGCCCGAGGATGATTTCTCTTCTAACAGTTAAATCACTTGCCCTACACTAGTCATTTTAGAAGGGTTTCCTTAATTCCTGCTGATTGAAAAATGAACAACTTTAGCAAAAAAGCCTCACTTCTTTCATTATCCAGCCATGTTAACTCCTTAAATAGAATTAATTTCTATGTGTATTCCCTCTGCAAtgaaggcaaaaatgtcttgttCCCTGGAGGCTAATATAGCGGGAGATAACATGTTGGTGGCTTTTCTCTTTAACTGCACTTTTATCCAGATGTACTTTTCATAAagactcttttctttttaacctaTGGACGCCTTTTCAGAATTTTAACTTTTCGGAATTTAATtcttttcagaattttaaattgAGCTCTCTTATGTAGAGCTGCAGTGGCACCGAAGTAGTTGTCTTGGGTATTGGCTGTACTGATTCCAGAGTCCAAGACGGAAGTCATTAAATTCCCCTCTCTTAGTGAATATTGAAAACTTCATACTTTTCCCAAATTTTATATCAAAATAAGCATAACCATGCCATATTATATTATATCCTCAATGAGGAAGGTGGTTGGAATAGTTTGTTTTATGGACCTTCCCGCCAGAGTTTAACTCTACTCTGAGACAGAGCTGGAAGATACTAAGAGGCGTGAATACGGAAACATTTGTTTTCAAGAGCTCCTGGCGCCCATTGTTATTTCATCCCTAAATCAGTTCCTATGTCTTCCCAGTTTTTCTGTTCTGAACCACAGAAATAATACTGAGGCATCTTCTAGGTGACCTGTAATTTTCTCCCTGTACTTCAGATCCCCACGTGAGGAGGTCAGTAGCTGAAGGCCCAGGGTTCTCTGTACAGTGTCATCCCTGGTGGCAGACTGTCACAGCTGGGTGACATAATAGCTGATGTTAGtgtctctctgatttccagctgATATCCCTCTAGGAGAAGTGTCTTACCCTGAGGTTCATAACTCCCTAAAGAATGCTTGGATGAGCTTCAAAGGGCTTTTGAGCCTTTTGAAATTGCACATTATATTGTGAGTACAAATGTTAATGTGCATTTTCCAtcatattttcaaagaattttttctgggataaatatttctttccttaaatcctagaagaaattgagatgagaTCCAGTTTCCCCCCTTTGTAAAACATTTGCTTCCATAATTTCCTTAAACTCTTAAGAGAAGCACTCTTTGACCCTGTCTGTTTTTGCCTACGTGGGCACTATTTTTTCATTAACTTGGGGAAATGGAAGATGTGAGTGGTTCTCTGCTGGGAGCTGGAGGGTAATGGGTGGTGGGTGGCTGTTAGAAGGCACATGTGGTCTTCTCCCATTCCTCCCCCATTCCATAGGTGTTTAAACATCAttcctgcccttccccttcccaCCTCATGGGTGAGCAAATACTCCACTAGTGTTAGTAGCGTTACACACGTCACGTAACTTTAGACTCACTGGGGGAAGGAGCTCCTGCAAGGGAAATGCAGCAGACTGTACAGCAGGAGGTGGGTAGGCCTGTGTGGTCGCAGACCCTCCGGGTAGGATGAATCAGGCGGTGAATCACGTTACTGCTGTTTCCTATAATCTGTTGGTAACCTTAGATTGCTGACTGATGTGGGGCTAGCTTATCACCTTCATTGTTATTACATCATCGTCATTCTTCCAAATGTCA
This window harbors:
- the LOC118930763 gene encoding olfactory receptor 10J5, giving the protein MQRMNFTEVTEFIFLGFSIFGKHQITLFVVFLTVYILTLAGNVIIVTVICVDQHLHTPMYFFLSMLASSETVYTLIIVPRMLSSLILHNQPISLAGCAAQMFLFVVLAINNCFLLTAMGFDRYVAICKPLRYTVIMNKGMCAVLVCGSFGIGLVMAVLQVTAMFSLPFCGTVVDHFFCDIHPVMKLSCIDTTINEIINYVVSSFVICVPVGLILISYIFIIFSILKIASSKGRKKTFATCTSHLTVVIVHYGCASIAYLKPKSENSVGKDLLLSVTYTIITPLLNPVVYSLRNKEVKDALCRAVGKNIS